GTGTTGGACAGCATCAGATGTGGACTGGGCAATTCTATGATTTCAAGAATCCAAGAGATTTTATAACTTCTGGAGGGCTTGGAACGATGGGTTGCGGCTTACCTGCCGCAATTGGTGCATATTATGCTAACAAGGATAAAACAATATTGCTTGTTGATGGTGATGGAAGTTTCCAGATGAACATTCAAGAGCTTGCGACAGTTGCCTCAAACAGGATACCTATAAAGATGTTTGTCATAAACAACGGGTTATGGGGCTTACCTATGCAATGGCATGAGATGTTTGACAGAGGAAATCTATTTGAATGCTGCCTTGATAGGAGCATAGAATGTCCTGTCGGATGTTCATCATTTAAAGACTGCATAAAGCGAAACCGTAATCCTGACCTCGTTGGACTGAAGAATGTATATCACGGAATAAGGACAAACAGAATATCCAGACCTGAAGAAGTAATTCCTGCAATAAAAGAGGCATTATCTCATGAAGGTCCTTACATTTTGGATGTTGAAATAAAGAAAGAATCTTATATACTTCCAATCATCCCTCCTGGAAAAGGGATTGAAGAGATGATAATGGAAATAAAAAAATAAAATTATCATTAGAAAAGATAAAAACTAATCCTTATCATTGCTCGAATAAAAGCATTTAAATATTGTAGCATCCCGAAAAGCTAAACGGGACGGCTCTGCGCGAGAGAGATTATCGAACCGGGAAATTCTGTTGGTTATCACAAACACGAGGGAGACTTTGAATTATACTATGTTCTGGAAGGAGAAGGTATTGTAAATGACAATGGTTCTGAAACAACTGTAAGAAAAATGGATGTCGTTCGTACCGGCCATGGCGAGTCTCATTCTATTAAAAATGTCGGTAACAAAAACCTTGAGCTTATTGCTATTATATTATTTGAATAATATTTAATGAAGTCTTATTGATAAGGCATTGCTTTTAGACAAGAGAACTACAATTGATGAGAATTATGATGTCAATGGTAATTTAGGAGAGAAATGGGAGTCCAATTTTAGATATGGTCAAAGCGGCTCGTAACAATTCTTCTATTTTTCAATCTTTGCCATGTTATCACTCCTTTGTTTTTATAGTGCTAAGATTCCTGATCTGCTCAGATCTTCTATACCAAGCCGTTCAAGTCGTTTCAAGATATTCTTGATTTCACTTTTATTTCCTGTTGCTTCCAGGACACAATTATCCGCGTCCACGGTGATTAATCTGCAATTATAGTCTCTTATAACTTCCATTACCTTGCCTCTGTTCTCATTCGTTAGTTTTACTTTAACCAGTATCATTTCTCTTTGAAGAGACGATTTTTCTTTTAAATGAGAAACCTCAAGGATATCAATCAGTTTTTTTGTCTGGTTTTTGATTTTTGTAACTGTTGCCGTATCACCCCTTGTTACAATAATAATTTTCGTAATTTCGGGATTCATCGTTATGTTTGCACTGATGCTCTCTATATTAAAGCTCCGTGCGCTAAATACTCCTGCAATTTTTGCAAGAACATCCGGCCTGTTATTAACCAGAAATGTAATTGTCTGATCTTTCCTCTCCATGGCATCACTTTCCTTTCTTGTATTATAACAATTCTTCTTTTTTCAGTTTTGTTTCGATCAGGGAGGTACCCGGTTTCACCATGGGAAAAACACCTTCTTCCCGCTCAACATGAAAATCCATTACAACGGGACCTGGGATATTCAGGCCTTTTTTTAGCGTCGGTTCTACTTCTTCCGGCTTCGTGGCTCTCAAACCGACGATTGATAAGGCATTGCTTTTAGACAAGAGAACTATAATTGATGAGAATTATGATGTCAATGGTAATTTAGGAGAGAAATGGGAGTCCAATTTTAGATATGGTCAAAGCGGCTCGTAACAATTCTTCTATTTTTTGAAAATCCTCTTACATTTTTGTGTATTTTACGCCTTTGAATCTGAATGTCAGACAGACCACTCCGACACGCCTCATGTGATTGCAGCGTCACGATTGGATATATTGGTCCCAGGAATATTCCGGATCATGGCAAAGATCCTCATCGCTGGGAAAAGGTTGACAGTGTTATATTGGGGTGAAAAAATCAGAGTCAAAAGTTTTCAGATATGTTTTTAATAGCATGAGCAATTTCCTGAGAACGCAGGGTATTGATATCTTGCCAATCACTCCGGGCTTTTGGTTGAAGTGCTCTCCATGCCTTTTAAAATTTAATCGGATTTTTGAAGGAAGTTCTTATCAGAATCAGAAGACACGTTCTAATTAGCAGTAGCTATATGTTCACCTACTTTGTAAAATTTATCACTTTCAGCAGTAAATTCTTTAATTACTCCCGGTCTGAAAAAAAGACAGTGCGTTGATCCTCCAAACTGGAAATAACCTACCTCTTCACCTTTTTTTACATGATATCCCGGTTTGATATTATCATTGATAATACATGTTGATACTTCTACCATACCTACCGGCATGAAACACATCAAACCTATTTTTGGATCATCAGCTTCGATGAAAAAAAGAGCACGTGTCTGAACATGCACTAAATACCCTTGTGATTTTTCTTGAGCTGAAGGATCTACTCCTTCTGAATCAGCCTGACTAAAATATAAACCTTCTTTTACAAAAGCTTTTTTTATTGTTCCGGAAACGGGACTGTGCCAACGATGATAATTGAAAGGACTAAGAAATGCTTGATAAACGTCCCCGCCTACAAATTCATCAACTAATTCATCATTAGCCAACATATCATTTAATGAATACGGTTGAGATTTAATCCAAAACTTACTGTATTTTTGAACGTTTTTACTAATATTATAGACGGTGGAATCGCAGGCGCTAACTATAACTTTATTGTTGTCCGGTTCTGCTACAGGACGCGCACCTTTAGCAAGTCTTCTTGTAAAGAAATCATTCCAGGATTTAAATCCCCAATATTTATCATCGGGATTATACTGATAATCACTCATCTTTAATTTTTCCCGGGCTTCTTTACTCTTCCATCCATTTGGAGAATCGTTGATTACATACTGCGATTTCTCGCTATTAAGAAATTCTGACCAGGCAACTAAATATTTTTTTATCATTGTATTAATTTTTTCATTACGGTATGCCGCAAATCCGGCGGGTGTACTCATTGTCCATACAAGTATTTCTGAAAGAGGAGTACCCGCAAGATGTGTTGGATTATATTCAGGAGCACGGTTTAATAGTTTATTCAGCTTACATAATAAATCCTCTACGTTTTTTAAATTTTTATGTTCTGGCGGAATCTGTTCGATCATTTGTGTTAAATACATTCTAACCACAGGATCTTCGTCTATTATTTTTTTAAATTCTAATATTACCGGCTGAAACTTTATGGGATCTTTTCCAATTTCTCCACCGGCGAATGCATAAGACGCAAATATTAAAAAGAACAACCCAAATACTAAAAATCGTTTCATCTTAATTAAAACCATTTTAATCTCCTTCACGTTTAACAATGATCTTCCAGTTTTCGCTTAAAAGAAAACCCGGGTTCTCGTCCATTTCTGCACAGATGGCGGTGGGCTCTTGCAGAACCATGGAGAAAGCCAGGGGTTCGTCCGGCCGGGGAATAAGAGGGATATCTACATCCACCTGGATCAGATAACGATAGGGATCCATATTGCCAAAAAAGTATTCTATGAAGTCATGTTCTTCTGTATCTGTCATACTGGGATCGTACTTGGCCAGCTGTCCGACAGAGGTATCCACCGGTATCCAGCCATAGTTTGGCAGGTAGATCTGTGCCCAAAAGTGGTCACCGCAGCCGGTTTTGGGGTTGGGAAAAAGCTGCATTCCGCCGGAGGCTCTGGCAGGGATGCCTATGGATCGGCAGAGGGCGGCAAAGTACATGCTTTGGGCGCCGCAGTCGCCGTAACCGTGCTGGTGCACGTAAACCGACTCGGGAATATTCAGGGCATCCAGAGCTTCATGTGGAGTAAAGCTGTAATCGAGATCATAGACTATGTGGTCATAGAATTTTTTGGCGATCAGGTAGGGATTGGTCTCGTCCCCGGCGATCTTTCTGGCGGTTTTTGCGATTGCCGGTGTTATACTGATGTTCTTGTATGAGGCAGTATAGCGTTTGTAAAGTTCACTGTCCTTATCGTATTTCCCTACATTTGAGG
This DNA window, taken from Syntrophales bacterium, encodes the following:
- the ilvN gene encoding acetolactate synthase small subunit, giving the protein MERKDQTITFLVNNRPDVLAKIAGVFSARSFNIESISANITMNPEITKIIIVTRGDTATVTKIKNQTKKLIDILEVSHLKEKSSLQREMILVKVKLTNENRGKVMEVIRDYNCRLITVDADNCVLEATGNKSEIKNILKRLERLGIEDLSRSGILAL
- a CDS encoding phophatidylserine decarboxylase associated domain-containing protein — its product is MVLIKMKRFLVFGLFFLIFASYAFAGGEIGKDPIKFQPVILEFKKIIDEDPVVRMYLTQMIEQIPPEHKNLKNVEDLLCKLNKLLNRAPEYNPTHLAGTPLSEILVWTMSTPAGFAAYRNEKINTMIKKYLVAWSEFLNSEKSQYVINDSPNGWKSKEAREKLKMSDYQYNPDDKYWGFKSWNDFFTRRLAKGARPVAEPDNNKVIVSACDSTVYNISKNVQKYSKFWIKSQPYSLNDMLANDELVDEFVGGDVYQAFLSPFNYHRWHSPVSGTIKKAFVKEGLYFSQADSEGVDPSAQEKSQGYLVHVQTRALFFIEADDPKIGLMCFMPVGMVEVSTCIINDNIKPGYHVKKGEEVGYFQFGGSTHCLFFRPGVIKEFTAESDKFYKVGEHIATAN